The Patescibacteria group bacterium nucleotide sequence CAAACGTAATTACCAGAAATATTTCATACGCGGGCCACTAGACAGTATGCATAATTACTTGTTTCATAAATTCGCGTAACTTTATTCTACGACGAAGGTGGAGTATAATTACAAACAACAATATAAATACTTAGAAATCCCATGACCAACCCCCGCCTTAAACCTATCTATGGCATCCTAATATTGCTGGTTTTTGGTGTCGGCGGAATACTGGGCATCTATTACACCAGTCAACAGGACGCGCTGACTAATCCGGCCGGGGTCAACTGGGATAAACAGCCCGCACCGGCCAGCTCGGAACTTCTGATATACGCTCAGAATGATCAACTATATAATGTGACCGAGCATTCAATGGCGGTATCCAGTCAGTTTAATATTGAGGATCTTTATAACCAGTCGTCCGAATGCGGTACCAATTTGACGCGCGAACACTTCGCAGCATTGTTGGCGCAATTTAATGCCGATCGCGGAACCCAATATGAGTTTCGATACAAAGGTTCTAGCCAGGAACCGGCGTACTGGCGAGTGGTGGTGCTGCCGAACCGTCCCGCCTACGCCACATTGGCGGACTTCCAAAATGACTTCAACATCTGCATTGCCGGGGGCGAGACCTATCCTACTAAGATTACCAGCAATAATCTAATGTTTGCCTCGAGTTGCGGTACGGGATTTGACGATGGATCGGGCGTACTGCACGGTTGTGGCATCATAAGAGAAGCGGTCGAGCCGACACTGCAAATGAAATAACAGATAATTAATATGTCAAACAACCTGCCATTGACAACGATGTCAGTTTTTGATAAGGTGTTGAATCAAATATGGTTCTTTTTGCATACCTCGATAGCGAAGTGACTGGGTAAAATATTCTAGTTACTTCGCTGTCGAGATATCCCGGCAATTAGCTGGGTACGACTGCGATGGAAGCACAGTCAGCCAAATTGGGAGGAGCCGATGTACATTAGAAAAGGGCAGATGCTGGCTCACGTTACCGACCAGGGCGGCTCAGTCACGTTCTGGGCGTATGGCGAACATACGCTACTCGGACCTATACGGCAAGTTCAAACTGCCGATGGGCTCAGATTACGTGGGGACTCGCATTGGTGTTTCCCCCAGCTGGGAAGGCCGCCCGCGGGTGAACTATTCCAGGGCTGGCCGGATCACGGACCGTTACGTCATCTAGGTATGAAGGTGTGCTGTAGCGATCAAAACGCCGTTAGCTACAGCGGTGAACTGCGTCTCGGCAGACAGCCCGGGTGGATTTGCGACCTGAGAACTATCAACAGGCTGACTCAAGAATACGAAGACGTAGAGCCGAATATGCTGGAAGTCAGGTTGGGGATCAAGAATATGTCACAACAGACTGTTCCTAGGATGCCCGTATTGCCGGCATTGCACTCATACCTCAACGTGGCTGGCGGAGCCGTACTGAAGATTGGTGGGCGGGCAATTGACTTCGGTATCGGTGCTTTCGGACCACTAGTTGTGCGTCGTGAAGTTCCAATCGTGCTGGAGCGGGCGATTGGTCAGGTGACCATCTGCCCCAGCAGCAACTGTGAATCGGTGGTGATCTGGACCGATCAAGCCAGTTTGTACTTGGGCGTTGAGCTCGTGTTCGGTGGCGCACCGGGATCATTCAACACCCCGGAGGGCTACACCATCGGTACTTTGGTGAATATGTACTGTACGGTCGCGTTCCAGTTCGTGCCGGCCTAGTCGATAGCCTCAAAGCGTTGATAGCGACGCGATGAGGCTTTTATATTTTGGGTAGCAAAATAGACCGGAACCCCAACAGCTCGGGATTGTCTTTGGCAGACAAGTAAGATTAACCCGGCATGTCCGATATACAATATAATACAGAAAAATCATTATTTATTGACGATAACATATTATGTCCATATTATATGGCTCTAATTTAAATCAGAACAGGCTAGAACTGCCTAGCCAAATCCATGCAAGCTCGTACGTATCGCCACACGCCGCCAGTATATCACTGGCGCTGAATGTAGAAGATATTACCAACGTCGGAGGGCAGTTGGGTTTGCCGACCAGCGATCCTGTCACAACGGTGTTGAATTTGATTCAGTACGCGCTCAGCCTGCTGGGAATAATCGCCGTGATAATGGTGATTATCGGCGGGTTTATGTGGCTGATGTCATTGGGTAACGAGGATCGTCTGGTCATGGCGAAACGGACTATTTCCGGAGCCATAGTCGGACTGGTTATTGTGTTGCCATCTTGGGCGATAGTCAGCTACATCATTAATGGCGTGAACACCGCGGCCAACTAGGCGCGCGATTTTAGTCGGCGCGCTTATCAACCAGACCGAAATCTGATAAAATACCCGTATTACCACAACGGTGCAAACAATGGGAATTCTGTACAAAGTCATTCGGGATATTGTAATCATCGTTGTACTAGCGGCGCTGGCTGTTTCGGGTTACACGTTTTTCAATCAATCCCATCCGGTTATGGTCAAAGATGACCGCAATCCTAGCCATACCAAGCTGGCTTTTGAAACTATCGACTTCAAAAGCACCGATGACAAGGCATTAAAGGGCTGGTTTATCCCGGCTACAAACCAGGATGCCGGTCCCAAGCCGACCATTGTGGTGGCGCACGGATTGAGCCTGTCGAAAGCCCAGTCGCTCGACTGGTCATACTATCTGGCCGATCAATACAATTTGTTTTTGTTCGATTTCCGAGGACATGGAGAAAGCGCTCCGTCAGTCACTACGTATGGTGACAAGGAAACCAAAGATCTGATTGGCGCGGTCAACTATGTCGCCAGTCGTAACGACGTGAATAAAGATCGGATCGGTGTCTTCGGTTATGATATGGGTGCCAGTGCCGTTTTACTGGGCGCCCGAGATTTACCGAACGTGAAGGCGATCGTGGCCGATAGCCCGCGCGCCCGGTTGAGCGACGAATTTTGGCATTGGTTCGATCAGTACAAGATAGCGCGGCGACCCTTGACAGTGCTGGCTGAACTCTGGTCAATTGCGTTCCGCGGGTCCAATCCGTATCTGGCCGCACCAGCGGACAAGATCGAGTCGATTAACCAGCCGATCTTTTTAATCGGAGCCGATGGTGATGAATTCGGGTCAGGTGCGACGGTTCGGGCGATGAAGCCACGGCTGCAAGCCGAGAAATCGCTCGTGTGGACGGTGGCGGGTAGTTATGAAACCCTGTTCAGCGGGCATCGAGACGAGTACAAACAAATAATAAGAGACTTTTTCAAAGATACTCTTTAAACTTCGGTGGCATTTGTTGATGGGGTCGGTTTTGTGTTATAATAAATTCGTGCCAACACCGACATTGAATAAATCCAAAATAAGGAATGCCCGCGTATTATATCGGGTGGCCTATGATGTGCCGCTAAAACAGCGGGGCAGCCATTTTGTGGTACAGGACGACTCCAGAATACGCGCATCATTGCCGACCTTGCGCTATTTAATACAACAACGCTGCAAAATCGTTATTCTGACTTGGGCCGGAAGGCCAGATGGAGAAGTGATTGAAAAGTACAAACTCGACCCAGTAGCCAAAAAGCTGACAGCTTTATTGCGCTACCCGGTCAAAAAGCTAAATGATTGCGTCGGACCAGCCGTATCATCAGCCGTGGCCGGAATGAAACCGGGCGAGGTAGTATTGTTGGAAAATGTCCGTTTTCATCCCGAAGAAGAGACTAAGTCGGTCAAGTTCATGAAGCAACTGGCCGCGCTGGGCGATGTGCAAGTTTTTGACGCTTTTGCCCAGGCGCATCGTAATGTAGCGTCGATCGTCGGTCCGCAAAAGTATCTTCCGACCGTATCCGGGTTCACGGTCGAACGTGAAGTGTCGACCCTGAGCCGGATGATGCGCCAACCCAAGCGGCCTTTCGTGGCCATTATCGGCGGTGCCAAGATCGAAGATAAAGTGGCGCTGGTGACGAAATTGCTGTCCATTGCGGATTATGTGTTACTGGGTGGCATGTCGGCCAATACAATTCTGCAGATAAAGGGTCTGCAGGTGGGAAAATCGCGGGTCAGCAACGAAGCGGTCAAAGTGGCGCGCCGGCTTGAATTGACCAATAATAAGCTGAAAATACCGGTCGATGTGATCACGGCCACTCGGATTAGTCCGTCAGAGCGAACAACTTTGCGCGCCGTCAGCAATGTAAAGTCCAACGAACTATTGCTTGATATTGGGCCAGATACGGTAAAACTGTATGCCAACATTATTAAACAAGCCAAAACAGTGCTCTGGAGCGGTCCGATGGGTTATTTTGAGATGCCGCAGTTTGCCAAAGGTACCATTGCGATCGCGCGAGCCATAGCTCGGATCAAAGGCGAGACGATTGTGGGCGGCGGCGACACTGAAGCCGCGCTGGAGCTTTCCGGCGTCGAAAAACGCATCGATTTCATATCCACTGGCGGTGGCGCCATGCTGGAATATTTAGCCGGTAAATCATTGCCCGGTTTAAAATACTTAAAATTATCAACCCATTCCTAAATATGTCGAATCTGAAGATCAAATCAATATCGGCGCATGAGATTCTTGATTCCCGTGGCGACCCAACCGTCCAAACAACTGTCAGATTAAACAACGGCACGACTGGCGTTGCCGCGGTGCCGTCGGGCGCGTCAAAGGGCTCAAGCGAAGCCTGGGAGTTGCGGGATGGTGACGCCAAGCGCTACGGCGGGCTGGGCGTGCTTAAGGCCTGCCATCATGTGAATACAATTATTTCAAAGACATTGGCTGGTATGAATCCAGCTGATCAGCGCTTGATCGACCATCGAATGATTGAGCTGGATGGCACGGTCAACAAGTCACGTTTGGGCGCCAACGCCATATTGTCGGTTTCAATGGCCGTGGCTAGAGCGGCTGCCCAGTCAAAATCGGAGCCGTTACACAAACGAATCGCCAGTTTAGCGCGTCTGACAAAAGTGCCGTTAAAAATACCCACGCCGATATTCAACGTATTCAACGGCGGCAAGCATGCCGACACCAACATTGATTTGCAGGAATTCTGGCTGGTGCCGGTTGGCCCCAAGTCAATCGCCGACCGGGTGCGACTCGGCGCCGAAGTTTTTCACGCTTTGAAAGACGTGATCCATAAAGACGGCCGGGATACCGACGTGGGCAATGAGGGCGGTTACGCCCCCACCGTCGATCGTACCACCCAGGTATTTGATTGGATGATGACTGCCATCCGGTTGGCTGGTTATCGTCCCGGGATTGACGTTGGTTTGGGTGTCGATGCCGGCTCGACGACTTTCTACAACCCTAAGCTCAATCGGTATCAACTATCGGCTGATCAGCGGAGTTACACTACGGCTGAATTAATCAAGCTTTATCAGCAGTGGGCGAGTAAATATCCCATCCGTTGGTTGGAGGATGGCTTGCGTGAAGGGGATTGGACCGGTTGGCGGCAGCTAACGGTGACGCTGGGTCGCCGGATGACCTTGATCGGTGACGACTTGTTGTGCACCAATGTTCGATTATTGCGGCAGGCGATTGACGCCAAGGTGGCTAACGCGCTGCTGGTGAAGCTCAATCAAATTGGCACGCTCAGCGAAACAATCGATGCCGTACTACTGGCCAAAAAAAATAAATATCAAGTATTCGTGTCGCACCGTTCGGGTGAGACCGCCGATGATTTCATTGCCGACCTAGCGGTGGGTATAAGAGCGGAGTATATCAAAGCCGGGGCACCATCCCGAGGCGAACGGGTAGTTAAATACAATCGACTGATGGCCATAGCTGACGAGTTAAAAAAGATCTAGTGATAAAGCCAACTGAAAAAAATACCGTACCCAGCAAACACCCGCACATTCCGGTGGTATTGATTATTATCGACGGCTGGGGTATCGCACCGCCGTCGCATTGCAACGCGGTGACCTTGGCGCACACGCCTAATTTTGAAAAGTTCCAGACCTATCCGCATACCCAGTTGCAAGCGTCCAGTAAATACGTCGGTTTGCCAGTCGGGCAGGATGGAAACTCCGAGGCCGGTCATATGAACATTGGCGCCGGCCGGATCGTGGATCAGGATGCCGTCGTGATTTCCAAATCAATCAATGACGGAACATTTTTCAAAAATCCGGCGTTTCATGAGGCAATCGGCCACGCCGAGCGCAACAAATCCGCCCTGCACATCATGGGTCTACTCAGCAGCAATCAGAGCGGCCACAGCGATCCTGATCACTTGCTGGCCCTAATAACTATGGCACAGGCTTCAAAAGTGAAAAAGGTATATCTGCATCTATTTACCGATGGACGCGATTCCCCGCAGTTCGCGTCTATTGGGTTGCTGCGGGAGCTGGATAAGCTGCTACAAAAAATGAATAATATTAAAATCGCCAGCATCATGGGGCGCTTTTACGCTATGGATCGCAAAAAGAAATGGTCGCGCACCGAGCGGGCCTATAATGCGCTGGTGATGGGTGAGGGTTTGAAAAAGAATAGTGGCGACGAGGCAGTGGTCGGAGCGTACAGTCGTGGAGAAAGTGATGAATTTATCCAGCCTACCGTACTACAGGAAAAGAACCGGCCGGCTGGGTTAATTAGCGACAATGATTCCATAATATTTTTCAATTTAAGATCCGATCGCGCGCGACAGTTGGCCAAGGCATTTGTGCAGACTGATTTTGTCGGTTTCAAGCGCCAGCGCGTATTAAAAAATCTGCGTTTCATAGCAATGACAGACTTTGGACCTGATTTAGATCACATTCTTACGGCTTATCCCAGCGTTGATCTGAAGGATACGTTGCCGGTCGCGCTGAAAAATTTTAGGCAACTGTATATTGCCGAATCGGAAAAGTATGCCCACGTTACATATTTCTTCAATGGCGGCTACGCCGACCCCGTAGCTCACGAGGACAGAATTATGATCCCATCACCCGATGTGGCCAATTATGCCGACAAACCGGAAATGAGCGCGAGACAAATTACTCAGGTAGTGGTGGATAATGTCAATCTGTCGGTGTATGATTTCATTTGTATAAATTTCGCGAATCCCGATATGATCGGGCACACGGGCAATATTAAAGCCTCAACATTGGCCATAGAAACAGTGGACGAATGCGTGGGCCAAATCTACCGATCCGTAATGGCCAAGAATGGAGTTATGTTTATTACGGGTGATCATGGCAATGCCGAAGACATGATAAATGAAACTACTGGCGAGGTTAACACCGAGCATTCGCTTAACCCGGTGCCGCTGTACATAATTTCCAATCGTTTTCAAAAATTGAAATTAAGGAAAGAGGGTGTGCTGGGTGATGTCGCGCCAACGATATTGGATTTATTCCGAATCAATGTACCGGCGGCGATGACCGGGCACAAGCTTACTATGTTTCCTAAAGGTCTTTACGGATAAATAACAAAACCAAATATGTTCCAGCGTACATTTGACGTTATTACAATCGGCGGTGCCACGCGCGATATTATGTTTTTTTCACCCGCCGGGCGGGTCGTATCCGACACTAGCCAGTCGGGCAAGTCAAAGCTTATTGGATTCAAGTATGGCGCCAAAATACTGGCCAAAGAGATTCATTTTCTGTTGGGCGGCGGCGGTTCCAACAGCGCAGTAGCCTTTGCGCGCTTGGGATTGCGTGTGGCCGCTTTTTTACGCGTAGGCCAGGATCGGGACGGTGACGCCATCTTAGCCGATTTGGTTGGCGAAAGGGTGGCAACTAAGTTTGTCGAACGAGATCAGAGATTGCGCACCGGCTTTTCATTTTTGGCCATTCAGGAGCCAACGATGGAGCATATTGCATATCTCTATCGTGGCGCTAACGATGCCATGGTCATGACCCAAGCCGAACTCAAACGCGCCCAAGCCAAATGGCTGTATGTCGCGTCGTTGGGGGAAGAACGCTGGCCGACCACGTCCGCCAATTTAATCGCTTATCTACGCACTCATCCGAAAGTCCAGCTGGCCTGGAATCCGGGGGAGAATCAATTGGCCAAGGGACGGCGCGGTCTGGCCGGACTAATGAAACACACCACAGTCTTTAACGTTAATCGAGATGAGGCCACTCAATTGGTGGCGGCCGATGGCTATCCAGCGCCAGGTCAATCGGTTGGGCAGATGCTGAAGATTATCCGCAGTTGGGGACCGCGCATCGTGTTGATTACCTGCGGACGCAAAGGATCATACGCGTTTGACGGACGAAAACGCTACTTTGAACCGATCAAGCCGTTTCCGGTGAAAGATACGACCGGAGCCGGTGACGCGTTTGGTTCCACTTTCGTGGCTGGACTGCAAATATATCGAAATGACATCGGTAAGGCTCTGCGGATGGCAACTATTAATTCTGGTTCGGGGGTGAGTCAGATTGGCGCCCAGCCGGGACTATTACGGCGGGCGAAACTATTAGAACTGGCCAAAAAATACTATGGCAAAACCTGGCAATAGCCGCAATAGTTTAGACGGTTTTTTCCGACCGCGCGTTATCGCCGTCGTGGGAGTATCCAATGAATCAAAAAAACTCGGCACTCAAATCTATCGCAATCTTTTAGCGGGGCGGTGGCACGGCCGGGTGGTACCGGTCAATCCCAATGCCAATAAGATTGGCACGGTGCGGTGCTATCCTAGTGTCGATCGGATTCCCGGCCGAGTAGATTTAGCTGTCATCGTGACGCCGGCGCCAACGGTTGCGACGATATTAACTAGTTGTGGTAAAAAAAGAATCAAGAATTGTGTCATCATTTCAGCCGGATTTCGTGAGACGGGCGTTGAGGGAAAAATCCGGGAGCAGGAACTAATTAACATCGCGCGGCGTTATGGTATCAAGCTGCTGGGGCCAAACTGTCTGGGATTCATGCACGCTGGTTCCGGCATCAACGCGACATTTGCCAGGCCGATTGAGCAAGTCGGTTCGCTGGCACTGATATCGCAATCCGGAGCCCTAGCCGTGGCGGTGACCGATTGGGCGCGCCGTTCCAGCGTAGGTTTTCGCGCCGTGATCAGCCTGGGCAATAAAGCCGGTTTGAATGAAAATGATCTAATCGATTACTTCGCGGCCGATCCCGGCACATCGGCGATTTTGTTATATCTCGAAAGCATAGAACATGGTGAAAAGTTTATGGCCACCGTGCGAGCCGCGGTCAAACGTAAACCCGTGGTCATAATAAAATCTGGCGAGAGCGAATTGGGTCAGCGGGCAGCCATATCTCATACCGGTGCGCTGTCATCACCGCGTGAAGTTGTCGCGGCGGCGCTGCGCCAGGCCGGTGCGATTCAAATTCACAGCGTCAAAGAATTGTATCAATTCGCTCAGGTAGGCGCGGTTAGTAGTGAACTCCAAGGAAATAATATTGCCATTGTTACAAATGCCGGCGGCGCTGGTATTATGGCCACGGATGCAATCGCAACTTCCAACTTGAAACTAAGCCAAGCCGACTCGACGACAATAAAAAAACTACGCGCCGGTTTACCGGCTGCGGCTAGCGTATCAAATCCATTCGATTTGGTGGGCGATGCCGACGCGGTACGCTATAAACTGGCTTTGAAAGTTATCGGCAGCGACCCGGCGGTGTCGGCCGTGGTGGTATTACTAACACCCCAAGTTGTTACCCAGCCGCTGGCCACGGCTCAAGCGATTATCGCAGTCGCCAAGAGATACCCCCTCAAGCTATGGGTAGCTTCTTTTCTCGGCGGTGAAAGCGTGGCATCGGCTCGGACTGCTTTGGCGAAAGCCGGCATACCGCATTTCGAATATCCCGAGGAAGCCATTTCGGCGATCGATATGCTCTGGCGGGCGCGGACAAACGGCCAATACCATGCTCCA carries:
- a CDS encoding pilin translates to MSILYGSNLNQNRLELPSQIHASSYVSPHAASISLALNVEDITNVGGQLGLPTSDPVTTVLNLIQYALSLLGIIAVIMVIIGGFMWLMSLGNEDRLVMAKRTISGAIVGLVIVLPSWAIVSYIINGVNTAAN
- a CDS encoding acetate--CoA ligase family protein, whose amino-acid sequence is MAKPGNSRNSLDGFFRPRVIAVVGVSNESKKLGTQIYRNLLAGRWHGRVVPVNPNANKIGTVRCYPSVDRIPGRVDLAVIVTPAPTVATILTSCGKKRIKNCVIISAGFRETGVEGKIREQELINIARRYGIKLLGPNCLGFMHAGSGINATFARPIEQVGSLALISQSGALAVAVTDWARRSSVGFRAVISLGNKAGLNENDLIDYFAADPGTSAILLYLESIEHGEKFMATVRAAVKRKPVVIIKSGESELGQRAAISHTGALSSPREVVAAALRQAGAIQIHSVKELYQFAQVGAVSSELQGNNIAIVTNAGGAGIMATDAIATSNLKLSQADSTTIKKLRAGLPAAASVSNPFDLVGDADAVRYKLALKVIGSDPAVSAVVVLLTPQVVTQPLATAQAIIAVAKRYPLKLWVASFLGGESVASARTALAKAGIPHFEYPEEAISAIDMLWRARTNGQYHAPKIQSAVSKKPLKQTGLILPKPALGILKSYGFNTIPTRFAKDNHEAKAAAKSLRYPLVLKISSQSMIHKAAGGGVWVGIKNEHELLRTLRIAERRFPAKYRRGIGEGWLLQHQIHSGVELFLGGRRDSSFGPMVLLGKGGVDVEKNKAITIAFPPFTSESLRRQLSLGSAGRDLMQFIHEQHLDLMAYLTAASHLGQLLREHNEISEVDVNPLFVGPVGEGTKAVDARIIIGEYKK
- a CDS encoding phosphoglycerate kinase; protein product: MPTPTLNKSKIRNARVLYRVAYDVPLKQRGSHFVVQDDSRIRASLPTLRYLIQQRCKIVILTWAGRPDGEVIEKYKLDPVAKKLTALLRYPVKKLNDCVGPAVSSAVAGMKPGEVVLLENVRFHPEEETKSVKFMKQLAALGDVQVFDAFAQAHRNVASIVGPQKYLPTVSGFTVEREVSTLSRMMRQPKRPFVAIIGGAKIEDKVALVTKLLSIADYVLLGGMSANTILQIKGLQVGKSRVSNEAVKVARRLELTNNKLKIPVDVITATRISPSERTTLRAVSNVKSNELLLDIGPDTVKLYANIIKQAKTVLWSGPMGYFEMPQFAKGTIAIARAIARIKGETIVGGGDTEAALELSGVEKRIDFISTGGGAMLEYLAGKSLPGLKYLKLSTHS
- a CDS encoding alpha/beta fold hydrolase translates to MGILYKVIRDIVIIVVLAALAVSGYTFFNQSHPVMVKDDRNPSHTKLAFETIDFKSTDDKALKGWFIPATNQDAGPKPTIVVAHGLSLSKAQSLDWSYYLADQYNLFLFDFRGHGESAPSVTTYGDKETKDLIGAVNYVASRNDVNKDRIGVFGYDMGASAVLLGARDLPNVKAIVADSPRARLSDEFWHWFDQYKIARRPLTVLAELWSIAFRGSNPYLAAPADKIESINQPIFLIGADGDEFGSGATVRAMKPRLQAEKSLVWTVAGSYETLFSGHRDEYKQIIRDFFKDTL
- the eno gene encoding phosphopyruvate hydratase, which gives rise to MSNLKIKSISAHEILDSRGDPTVQTTVRLNNGTTGVAAVPSGASKGSSEAWELRDGDAKRYGGLGVLKACHHVNTIISKTLAGMNPADQRLIDHRMIELDGTVNKSRLGANAILSVSMAVARAAAQSKSEPLHKRIASLARLTKVPLKIPTPIFNVFNGGKHADTNIDLQEFWLVPVGPKSIADRVRLGAEVFHALKDVIHKDGRDTDVGNEGGYAPTVDRTTQVFDWMMTAIRLAGYRPGIDVGLGVDAGSTTFYNPKLNRYQLSADQRSYTTAELIKLYQQWASKYPIRWLEDGLREGDWTGWRQLTVTLGRRMTLIGDDLLCTNVRLLRQAIDAKVANALLVKLNQIGTLSETIDAVLLAKKNKYQVFVSHRSGETADDFIADLAVGIRAEYIKAGAPSRGERVVKYNRLMAIADELKKI
- a CDS encoding carbohydrate kinase family protein; its protein translation is MFQRTFDVITIGGATRDIMFFSPAGRVVSDTSQSGKSKLIGFKYGAKILAKEIHFLLGGGGSNSAVAFARLGLRVAAFLRVGQDRDGDAILADLVGERVATKFVERDQRLRTGFSFLAIQEPTMEHIAYLYRGANDAMVMTQAELKRAQAKWLYVASLGEERWPTTSANLIAYLRTHPKVQLAWNPGENQLAKGRRGLAGLMKHTTVFNVNRDEATQLVAADGYPAPGQSVGQMLKIIRSWGPRIVLITCGRKGSYAFDGRKRYFEPIKPFPVKDTTGAGDAFGSTFVAGLQIYRNDIGKALRMATINSGSGVSQIGAQPGLLRRAKLLELAKKYYGKTWQ
- the gpmI gene encoding 2,3-bisphosphoglycerate-independent phosphoglycerate mutase encodes the protein MIKPTEKNTVPSKHPHIPVVLIIIDGWGIAPPSHCNAVTLAHTPNFEKFQTYPHTQLQASSKYVGLPVGQDGNSEAGHMNIGAGRIVDQDAVVISKSINDGTFFKNPAFHEAIGHAERNKSALHIMGLLSSNQSGHSDPDHLLALITMAQASKVKKVYLHLFTDGRDSPQFASIGLLRELDKLLQKMNNIKIASIMGRFYAMDRKKKWSRTERAYNALVMGEGLKKNSGDEAVVGAYSRGESDEFIQPTVLQEKNRPAGLISDNDSIIFFNLRSDRARQLAKAFVQTDFVGFKRQRVLKNLRFIAMTDFGPDLDHILTAYPSVDLKDTLPVALKNFRQLYIAESEKYAHVTYFFNGGYADPVAHEDRIMIPSPDVANYADKPEMSARQITQVVVDNVNLSVYDFICINFANPDMIGHTGNIKASTLAIETVDECVGQIYRSVMAKNGVMFITGDHGNAEDMINETTGEVNTEHSLNPVPLYIISNRFQKLKLRKEGVLGDVAPTILDLFRINVPAAMTGHKLTMFPKGLYG